From the Polynucleobacter acidiphobus genome, the window ACGATCTTCAGAAGTTCCGCCAGTTGCACAGTATTACGGCTGGCCACCCCGAAGTCGGCATCACGCCCGGCGTAGAAACTACTACCGGCCCCCTTGGCCAAGGCCTTGCCAATGCGGTGGGGATGGCTCTGGCAGAGTCCCTCTTAGCCAAGCGCTTTAACCGCCCAAACCACTCCATCATTGATCACCACACCTATACCTTCTTAGGGGATGGTTGCCTGATGGAGGGCGTGAGTCATGAGGCCTGCTCCTTGGCGGGAGTCTGGGGCTTAAATAAACTCATTTGCTTTTATGACGACAATGGCATCTCAATTGACGGGCATGTCGATGGTTGGTTTCGAGACGATACCGCCAAGCGTTTTGAAGCCTACGGTTGGAATGTGATTGGTCCAATTGACGGTCACGATGCCAACGCCATCTCACACGCCATCGGGCAAGCCAAGAGCGAGTCCAAGCGCCCAAGCTTGATTATTTGTAAGACCACCATTGGTTGGGGAGCCCCCAATATGGCGGGCACCCATGATGTACACGGCGCCCCCTTGGGTGAAAAAGAAGCCCAGGCAACCCGCCAAGCATTGGGCTGGACCCACGCACCGTTTGTGATCCCTGCATCAATCAAAGAGGCATGGAGTGCGATCGCGGCAGGTAAGGCTAAACAGGCTGCTTGGGATGCAGCGTTTGCCAACTACCAGCGTGAGTTCCCTGAGCTTGCCAAAGAATTACTACGCCGCGTTGATCAAAACTTCCCCGAGGGTTGGAACAATACCAAGTCCCAACTCTTTGCTAGCATGAAAGCGACTGAGGCGCCAACAGCCAGTCGTAAATCATCGCAACAGGTTTTAGAGGTTTTGGTTCCAGCATTACCTGAGCTATTGGGTGGTTCTGCTGATCTCACTGGTTCTAACCTCACTGCTGCGAAAGCCAGCATCACCTGGCACCAAAAGCCCGATCAAGTGGCGAACTATTTATCCTATGGCGTGCGCGAATTTGGTATGAGCGCCATCATGAATGGCATTGCATTGCATAAAGGCTTTATCCCCTATGGCGGCACCTTCGCAGTGTTCTCGGATTACGCCCGCAATGCCATGCGCATGAGTGCTCTCATGCACCAACGTGTCATTTATGTGTTGACGCACGACTCGATTGGTCTGGGGGAGGATGGGCCTACCCACCAACCGATTGAACATGCGGCTAGCTTACGACTCATTCCAAACCTCGATCTCTGGCGACCCTGCGATGGATTTGAAACGGCTGTCGCATGGACTGCTGCAATCGAGCGCACCGATGGACCCAGCGCACTCTTTTTATCTCGCCAAAATTTACCCCAGCTCACCCAGGCGATTACGGAAGCTCAGGTATTAAAGGGTGCTTATGTCCTATCAGATGCTCCCAATCCCGAAGCAGTGCTGATCGCAACCGGCTCCGAAGTGAGTCTAGCGATGCAAGCCCAAGCGCTCTTACGCACCAAAGGTAAGTCGGTACGCGTGGTATCCATGCCATGTACCTCGGCCTTTGATCGTCAGTCTCGCGAGTGGCAAGACGAGGTCTTGCCCAAGGGTGTGCGCCGAATTGCGATTGAAGCCGGGCAGGGCGATCTCTGGTGGAAGTATGTCGGCTTAGACGGCGCCGTCGTTGGTATTAATCGGTTTGGAGAATCAGCGCCTGCACCAGCGGTTTATCAAGCCTTGGGTGTTACCGTTGACCGAATTGTTGAACTTGTTTTGTCCTAGAGGAAAAAATGGCATTAATTTCATTAAGACAGCTTTTAGATCACGCCGCTGAGCACCATTACGGACTGCCAGCATTCAATGTCAATAACATGGAGCAGATCCATGCCATCATGCAGGCCGCTGATCAGGTTGATAGCCCTGTAATTTTGCAAGCCTCAGCAGGCGCTCGCAAATATGCGGGTGAGCCATTCCTGCGGATGCTAGTGCTCGCAGCGGTTGAGCAGTACCCTCACATTCCAATTTGTATGCATCAGGATCATGGCGCATCACCCGCCGTCTGCCAAGCATCGATTCGTAGTGGCTTTTCTAGTGTGATGATGGATGGCTCACTAAAAGAAGATGCCAAGACCCCAGCTGATTTTGCCTATAACGTGGATGTGACCCGTCGAGTGGTCGATATGGCGCATGCGGTTGGTGTCTCAGTGGAAGGTGAGTTAGGTTGCTTAGGTTCATTAGAAACTGGACAAGCGGGCGATGAGGATGGCAGTGGGGCAGAGGGCGTACTTGATCACTCGCAGCTCCTCACAGATCCAGACGAGGCAGCCGAGTTCGTTGCGAAGACCCAGGTGGATGCGCTCGCGATTGCGATTGGTACCAGTCATGGTGCGTATAAGTTCACCAGACCACCCACTGGAGATATTTTGGCAATCGATCGCATTAAGGCCATCAATCAGCGGATTCCGAATACGCATTTGGTGATGCATGGATCATCGAGTGTGCCGCAAGAGTGGTTGGCGATTATTCGTGAACATGGAGGCACAATTAAAGAAACCTATGGTGTGCCAGTAGAAGAGATCGTTGAAGGAATTAAGCACGGCGTGCGCAAGATTAATATTGACACTGATATTCGTTTGGCGATGACCGGAGCGATCCGGAAATTTTTCTCAGAACACCCAGAAGAATTTGATCCACGCGCTTTTCTCAAGGTTGCTACGGCAGCCGCCAAAGGGATTTGCGAGGCGCGCTTCAAATCGTTTGGATGCGCTGGGCAAGCGAGCAAGATTAAGGTGATTCCCTTGGAGAAGATGGCAGTGCGCTACGCCAAGGGAGAACTAAAAGCCGTTGTGCAGTAATGATTGAGTACAAGAAATCAAGAGGAAAACATGACGATCCGAGTTGCAATTAATGGATATGGCCGGATTGGCCGGATGGTATTGCGCGCGCTCTACGAAGAGGCGATGCAGAATAAAAAACGTGATATTCAAATTGTCGCCATTAATGCGATGGGCGATATTGATATCAATGCGCATCTCACCCAATATGACTCCGCCCATGGCCGTTTTCCGGGAACAGTAAGCGTTGACGGCGATTACATGGTGGTGAATGGCGATCGGATTCGGATGTACTCGACTCGCAATCCCCTTGAAACCCCATGGGGCAAAGAGGGCGTTGATCTGGTGCTCGAGTGCTCAGGTAAGTTCACTTCGAAAGAAAAGGCCATGGTGCACATTCAGCAGGGAGCTAAGAAGGTATTGATCTCAGCCCCCGGTGAAAAGGATGTGGATGCCACAATTGTGTATGGCGTCAATGAGAAGGTCTTAAAACCAACCGATGTGGTGGTCTCCAACGCGAGCTGTACCACCAATTGCTTAGCACCCCTCGTTAAGCCCTTACTGGAGAAGATTGGAATTGAATCTGGCCTGATGACCACGATTCATGCGTTTACCAACGATCAAGTACTTACCGATGTGTATCACAAGGATAAGCGTCGGGCACGCTCAGCCGTGAGTAGCATGATCCCCACCAAAACCGGTGCTGCTAAAGCGGTTGGTCTCGTACTACCAGAACTGGCTGGCCGCTTTGATGGCTTTGCGATGCGCGTACCCACCATCAATGTCTCGGTCGTTGATCTCACCTTTATTGCCAAGCGTCCTACCTCGGTGGATGAGGTTCATCAAATACTGCAGGCGGCAAGTGAGCATGAGCTCAAAGGCATTTTGGGCTTTAATACCTTGCCTTTGGTATCGATTGACTTTAATCATGACCCCCGACCCAGTATTTATGACGCTTCACAAACACGGGTCTCGAGCGATGGCAAGCTGGTCAAGGTCTTGGCGTGGTACGACAACGAATGGGGCTACTCCGTGCAAATGCTCAATGCGGCAGAAGCCCTGATGGCGGTATAAGGCATTGGCCAGCCGACCCCCTACCCGAAAACAAGACCCTGACTCGGCCTTGGTTGACGATATTCGTCTGCTTGGGCGCATTCTAGGGGATGTGATTCGGGAGCAAGAGGGCGTTGCAGTATTTAATTTGATTGAGCAGATTCGGGTCCTATCGGTCCGGTTTCATCGCCATGGTGATGAGAATACCAACAAGGAGCTTAAGAAGCTTTTAAAAGGATTGAGTGCCGATGATGCGGTGAAGGTCATTCGTGCCTTTACCTACTTTAGTCACTTGGCAAATTTGGCAGAGGATCGTCATCAATTACGACGTCAAGCCGCCCAAGAGCGGATTGCCAGCCAACAGCCCGGTAGTATTGATTTGGCCTTAGAACGAATTCATGCGGCAGGTATTAGTAAAGAGACCATTGTTAAGACCCTTACTGATAGTTATTTGTCACCCGTACTGACTGCGCACCCAACCGAAGTGCAACGCAAAAGTATTTTGGATGCAGAGCGGAGCATTGCTCAATTATTGCTAAATCGCGATCAGATTAAGGATCGAGCAAAAGCGTATCAGCTCAAAAAAGATCGTTTATGCGAGCGTGAGCTTGCCGACAATGAATTGCAAATCAAAGCACGCGTGATTCAGTTATGGCAAACCCGTTTATTGCGTTACACCAAACTGAAGGTTGCCGACGAAATTGAAAATGCTTTGAGTTACTACGAGGCTACTTTTTTACGGGAGATCCCCAAGCTCTATGCTGAGCTGGAAGACCGTTTGGGGCAACCGCATATCGCATCCTTTTTGCGGATGGGTCAATGGACCGGGGGCGATCGGGACGGCAACCCGAATGTTACTGCCCAAACCTTGGAATATGCTCTAAAACGGCAGGCCGAGATGATATTGCGGCACTACTTAACCGAGGTGCATTATCTGGGTACGGAGCTCTCGCTGTCCGCATTCTTAGTGGGTTTTCCAAAGCCTATGCAAGCCTTGGCAAATCGCTCCCCCGATGAGAATGAACATCGCATGGATGAGCCTTATCGGCGAGCCTTGACCGGGATTTACTCGCGACTCGCCGCCACACTCAAAGACTTAACCGGGGGCGATGCAGCGCGACACGCAGTACCACCCCAAAATCCCTATCAAACTGCTGAAGAATTCTTGGGCGATCTACAGATTATTGAGAGCTCATTACGGTCTCACTCTGCAGAGGCTCTCATTAATCAGCGTTTAAGGGCGCTCATCCGTGCGGTTGAAGTATTTGGATTTCATTTGGCCACTGTGGACTTACGCCAGAGCTCGGATCAGCATGAGGAGGTATTGCAAGAGTTGCTGGCTGTCGCCAAGATTGAGAACAACTACCGAGATTTAGACGAGACCGCTAAGCAGGCATTATTAATTCGCTTACTCAATGAAGCACGACCGCTGAGGGTGGTTGGCGCAGCGTATTCCCCCCACACGATGAGTGAGCTTGCTATTTTTGCCCTTGCCAAAGGCCTGCGTGAGCGTTTTGGTGCGGATGCGATCCGACATTACATTATTAGTCACACTGAGACCGTCAGCGATTTGTTGGAGGTGATGTTGCTGCAAAAGGAACTAGGCCTGTTGCATGGCACCTTGGATTCGAAGGCACGCATTGATCTCATCACAGTACCCTTATTTGAAACCATTGAAGATCTTCGTAATGCAGCACCCATCATGCGCGACTTTTATGCTTTGCCAGGCATTGCTAATTTAGTAAAACGGTCAGGTGGCGAGCAAGACATTATGTTGGGCTATTCCGACAGTAACAAAGACGGCGGGATCTTTACCAGTAATTGGGAGCTGTACCGCGCTGAGATTGCTTTGGTAGAGCTCTTTGAGCGTTTAGCCAACAGTCACAATATCCAGCTGCGCTTATTTCATGGGCGTGGTGGAACAGTAGGACGGGGTGGCGGCCCTAGTTATGAAGCCATTCTGGCACAACCACCTGGGACTGTTCGAGGTCAAATTCGCTTGACGGAGCAGGGTGAAGTGATCGGTTCTAAATACGCCAACCCAGCAATCGGCCGACAAAATCTAGAGGCATTAATTGCAGCTACTCTTGAGGCAACACTCTTACAGCCAACCAAGCCCGCAACACCCTTATTCCTTAAAACGGCTGCACAGATTTCAGAGTCCAGCATGCGGGCCTACCGCCGTTTGATCTATGAGACCGAGGGATTCGCTGAATACTTTTTCCAGGCTACTCCGATTCGTGAGATTGCCGAGCTCAATATTGGTTCACGACCTGCATCCCGTAAAGCGACGCAGCGTATTGAGGATCTTCGAGCCATTCCATGGGGATTTAGTTGGGGCCAATGCCGTCTAACACTCCCTGGTTGGTTTGGTTTCGGATCTGCCATTTACGAGTTATTACATGACGTCAAGCCCAAAGAGCGCGCTACGAACTTGGCTCTATTAAAACGGATGTATCGTCAGTGGCCATTCTTTCGAACCCTCTTATCGAATATGGATATGGCTTTATCCAAAGCAGACCTTGATTTGGCTGCTCTTTACAGTGAGCTGGTTGCGGACTCGCGCTTACGCAAAAAGATCTTTACGGCCATGTGCGAGGAGTGGGATAAGACCATTGATGCACTTGTGCAGATCACGGGGGAGAAGCAACGCCTTGCTAATAACCCAATCTTAGCTCGGTCGATTCGCCATCGCTTTCCTTACATCGACCCTTTACATCACATTCAGGTTGAATTGGTGAGGCGCTATCGAGCTGGGCAAAGCGATGAGCGGGTCAAGCGCGGCATCCACTTATCCATCAATGGCATTGCATCGGGTTTACGAAATACAGGATAAAGCCGCTAATCACTTGTGGTGATCGGCAGGAAGCTCAACACCACATGCACGACAGTATCTATCCGTTGCATTGAGATCATCGGCTAAGCAGTTTGGACAGGTTCTTGGATCTTGGTCTGGCCGATGGCGCCGCAGTGCCATTTCGCTCGTCACAATTCCAGTGGGAACCGCTAAAGTACCCCAGCCCATGAGCATCATGATGGATGCAATGAGCTTGCCTAAGTCGGTTTGTGGAGTGATATCGCCGAAGCCAACCGTTGTCATGGTTGTAATCGCCCAATAGATGCTAATTGGGATATTGGTAAATCCATTCTGGGGCCCCTCCACAACATACATGAGGGTGCCCATCACCATGACAATCATTAGAACAACCGATAAAAACACCATGATTTTGCGACGACTGGCCGCTAGGGCATTTGCTAGATGGTTGTACTCGACCAAGAAACTCGTGAGCTTGAAGATTCGGAATATGCGTAAAAGACGCAGAACCCGAACATCAATCAGTGAATGTAACTCTGGGAAGAAGAGTGCGAGGTAGGTGGGTAAAAATGCGATGAGGTCAATGATTCCAAAAAAGCTCAGCGCATATTTACGTCGATCGGGAGCGCAGTAGAGGCGCGCAAGGTATTCAATAGTAAAGATGAAGGTAAAAAACCACTCCATGGCAAAGAGGATGGAGTGAAATTTGGCCGATACGCTTTGCACACTATCGAGCACCACCACCAGAATGGAAACCAGAATGACAAAGATTAGGATCCGGTCAAAGAGCCGGCCGGCATGGGTATCGGACTCAAAAATAACCCGATACAAGGTCTCTTTCAGAGTCTGCTCTTCATGGATCTCAGGCTTGGCGGTCATATCGGCCTTGGGGGTTCAAAACAATTAGAATAACGGTTTACCAAGTAATCATTCATTTAGCTTAAATAATAAGGAATTTGTATGCCAAGCCTTTTGCCCAATGTAGACCCGGATGGTCTATTGGAATTCTCGGTAGTCTATACCGATCGTTCTTTGAATCACATGTCAGCGGAATTTAAAAAAGTTATCACTGATATTTCTGCAATTCTCAAGGATGTGTATAAAGCGCATTCCACCGTCGTGGTACCTGGAAGTGGAACCTACGGTATGGAAGCAGTGGCACGGCAGTTTGCTCCTGGCAAAAAATGCTTAATTATTCGTAACGGCTGGTTTAGTTATCGCTGGACGCAAATTTTTGATCTCGAACAGTTCACCCAAGACGTTCATGTGATTAAGGGCCGCCAAGTTGAGCAGACTGCGCAAGGTGCGTATGCACCCCCTCCGATTGAAGAGGTTGTTGCCTTTATTCAGAAAGAGAAGCCAGACGTCGTATTTGCTCCGCATGTTGAAACGTCCGCTGGAATTATTCTGCCCCCCGAGTATTTGAGGGCGATTGGCGACGCCGTGGAATCGGTTAATGGATTATTTGTGTTGGATTGCATTGCTTCTGGTGCAATGTGGGTCGATATGAAGGCCAGCAAAGTGGACGTCTTGATTAGCGCTCCGCAAAAAGGGTGGAGTAGCTCCCCATGTTGTGCTTTGATTGGGCTCTCCGAGCGGGCTCGTCAAAAAATTGAGCATACTCAAAGCAATAGCTTCTCAATCGATCTCAAGAAGTGGTTACAGATTATGGAGACCTACGAGAAGGGTGCGCATGTGTATCACACCACCATGCCAACCGATGCATTGAAGATCCTTCGTAACGCCATGAAAGAGACCCAATCGCATGGATTTGATTATCTCAAGCAGCAGCAGATTGAGTTGGGCGCCAGAGTCAGAGCCTTAATGGTTGCCAAGGGCTTCCCAAGCGTAGCCGCTACGGGTTATCAAGCACCATGTGTCGTCGTGAGTTACACCACTGATCCGGATATGCAGTCTGGTAAGAAGTTTATGGAGGTTGGTCTGCAAACTGCAGCGGGTGTGCCATTGCAGGTGGGCGAGGGCCCTGAGTTTAGGACCTTCCGTATCGGATTATTTGGTCTTGAGAAGTTACTTCATATTGAGCGCGCCATCACGCATCTTGAAGCTGCGATGGACAAGATCACAGCGAAGTAATTACTTTTCGATCTTTAAAACCGCAAAGGCAGCCTGAAGGCGCTTGGAGTAAATCTCCTTAAGCGCCTTTACTTTTTCAGGGGTCCATGACCAAAAGCCAGCAAGACTTTTGGTTCCTGTTCTACCACTCTGAACCATATCTAGAATCGATGCAGGCATTGCGGTGTCATTGCAAAGCGCTGGATAGATCTCCTTAGCCGCATTGCAATTGACATCCCAGCCCGATAATTCTTTTTGGGTGATGGGCCCGACTGCAGCATACCGAAATCCAAAACTATAGCGGACCGCGTCATCCACATCCTCGGGCGTTGCGATACCGCGATCGATTAAGTAAAGCGCCTCTCGCATTAAGGCGTGCTGGATACGATTGGCCAAAAACCCTGGAATATCTTGCTTCACCAGAACCGGTTTCTTATCAATGGATTGATAAAAGGCATACACTGCATCTGCAATCTTTGGATCGGTTTTCTCACCCAATACGATTTCGACTAAAGGCACCAGTTCAGCGGGCATAAAGTAATGCGCCCCCATCATACGATGGGCTGTTTTCAAACCCTGTGCGATTTTGCTAATTGGGTAGGCGGAGCTATTACTCCCAATCGGTATTGCCTCTGGGACACGTTGGTCTAGCGAACAAAATAAGGCTTGCTTGGTTGGCAAATCCTCAATAATCGTTTCTACAATCCAGCGGCAGTCAGCCCAGTCGTTCCATGTATCAATTTCTCCAGCGCGAGATGATCCAGCGGCACCCCGTTTTTCAGGGGAGCATAATGCGATCGCATCGTTTAGGCATTGCTGCGCCTTTTCTTGGGTACGCCCCAAAACCACGACGGGGACGCTCGCCTCCAAGAAGCCAGCCGCAATGCCAGTTGCCATGGTTCCAGTTCCAATTACCGTCACATAAGCCATCAAAAGCCCCTATTAGCGTCATGAAATAAACAAGAGTCTAATTCAGTTTGGCAAATGTCAGCCTGGCTTGACAGGCCATCGCACCCAGTTGGCCAAATAGGTAATACCCCATACAGGTCAAGGCAAGTGAGCCCTGAAACTGGTATAAATGGAACTTCGCTTTTTTAAGCCATTGCCATTCATAACGACAACGACAGACAAACTATGCTGAAACTTGACCAACATCCATCCGGTAGACATTTTTTACACATCCCAGGACCCAGTCCGGTTCCTTCCAGGATCTTACGTGCGATTAGCTATCAAACGATTGATCATCGCGGCCCAGAGTTCGGTGAGTTGGGTCTCCAATTATTGGCTGGTATGCAAACCATCTTCAAGACCAAGCATCCAGTGATCATTTATCCAAGTTCGGGAACGGGTGCGTGGGAAGGTGCTCTCGTAAATACCCTGTCACCTGGTGATCTCGTCCTGATGTACGAGACCGGTCATTTTGCAACCCTTTGGAATAAATTGGCTCAACGCTTAGGCATTAAAACCGAGTTCATCGGCTTGCCCGGTGCCCAAGGTTGGCGTCATGGGGTTGATGCGGCCAAAATTGAAGAGCGCCTCAAGGCGGATACGGGCCATCAAATTAAAGCGGTCTGTGTGGTTCATAACGAGACCTCAACGGGTGTTACTTCCAATATCGCTGCGGTACGTAAAGCCATTGATGCGGCAAAGCATCCTGCGCTTTTAATGGTTGATACGATCTCCGGTCTGGCCTCAGCTGATTTTCGTCACGATGAGTGGGGCGTTGATGTGACCGTGAGCGGTTCGCAAAAGGGTTTAATGCTCCCTCCAGGCATCGGATTTAATGCGATTTCACCAAAAGCGCTGGAGGCTAGTAAGCGTGCGACCTTGCCCAAAGCATATTGGGCTTGGGATGAAATTCTAGAGTCCAATAAGACTGGTTATTGGCCCTCAACGCCTGCAACCAATTTGCTCTATGGCTTGCACGAGGCGATTGAGATGATTTTGAACGAAGGCATGGACAATGTGTTTGCTCGCCATCAGCGCCTTGCCAAGGCTTGCCGCGCAGCGGTTGAGGCATGGGGCTTGGAGGTGCAGTGCAAAGATCCTGCGGTTTATTCCCCGGTATTGACTGGTGTGCGTACCCCAGAGGGTGTGGATGCCGATGCCTTGCGTAAATTAATCTTTGAACGCTACAACCTATCCCTTGGTACAGGCTTGGGTAAGGTAAAAGGTCAATTGTTCCGCATCGGACACTTGGGTGACTGCAATGAGTTGTCTTTGCTTGCTGCCATCAGCGGTTGCGAAATGGGTATGAACCGGTTTGGTATCAAACTCAAAGGCAGCGGTATTCTTGCCGCTCAAGAAGCCCTGCAGTAATTACGATTGATTGAGTTGTTTCCGTAGCGCTTCGATCTCCTCGAGGAGGTCAAGCGCCAATGCAACCCCTGGGGTATTGACCTCGAGATCTCGCACTAAACGGCTAGCGATCTTGGCGCGACGCAACGAATGCCCCGTAAAGCGCCATTCACTCTGGCTCGAGCCTTGCGGCTGAAGGACGCCCTCGGCGACCCATTCTTCTATATGCGTATGGGTGATTGAGCATGCTTGGCAGATTTCAGTAACGGTCAAATGCAGTTGCTCTTCAACCACCACGCCCTCTAGTAACACTGAACGATTTGTACTCATATCGATTACTCCTAAGCGTTTGCACGTGGATTAAATGCAGCAAATGACTTTGCCATTGCTTGATAAGCCTCTTTATCTGAATCGGAGACAGCTGGTGGGGTAACCAGACGAATGGCTGCGTATAGATCGCCCGGCTCTTGACTCGGAATACCCTTGCCCTTGAGGCGGAGTTTCTTGCCCGCCATGGTATTGGCTGGTATGTTCAATTCAACTTTGCCAGTGGGAGTGGGGAGGTCTACGGTTGCTCCTAATGCCGCCTCCCAGGGAGCAAGGTTTAAGTCAACCGTGACATCCTTGCCATCAACCTTAAACAGACTGTTTGGTTTGATCACAATCTCTAAATAGAGGTCACCCGCTTTGCCATTACCAAATCCTGGACTTCCTTGGCCAGCGAGGCGTAAATGTTGACCGCTTCGAATACCCTTGGGTATTTTGACCTCTAAGGTGCGCTCTTGCATGCGCAGATGACCTTGATCATCCAGTGCAGGCATTTTGAGTCCGATGCTTCGTTGTGCACCTAGATACGAATCAACCAAATCAATCTCGATCTTAGCGTGGTGATCTTCACCCGGAATATTGAACTGAGCACTTTGTTGATTCGCCTGTTGAGCGCGGCGCCCAAAAATGGATTCAAAGAACTCACTATGGTCGGGATTGGCACTATCACCCCAACCATTGCCCCGAAACTCGTAACCAGAATCCCAGTTAGGCGGGGGATTAAAGCCTTGACCACCTGACCAGTTGCTACCCATCTGATCATACGCTGCTTTTTTCTCGGGATCTTTCAAAACGGCGTAGGCCTCACCGATTTCCTTAAAGCGCTTTTCAGCATCCGCCTCTTTACTGACGTCGGGGTGGTACTTGCGCGCCAGCTTGCGATAGGCCTGTTTGATTTGATCAGGCGTTGCATCCCGCTCAAGGCCGAGTATTTTGTAATAGTCTTGGTATTCCATGAAGGCACAAAGAAAGTCAATCAATAATCCTCGATTTTAATCGGATTAAACCATTCAGTAGAATGGGCGCATGCCTGAAATTGATCCCTTAACCGCTGACGATGATTTACCACCTAGTAAATCAGAGCTCAAACGTCAAATGGCCGAGCGCCAAAAATTAGCTGAAGCGTTAAGCACTCTTACAAGTGATGCCTTAAAGTCGATTCCAATCGATGAAGATTTGCGCGATGCGATTGCAGAAACCTCACGCATTCGCTCTTTTGAAGGGATTCGGCGCCACAAGCAATACCTGGGTAAACGGATGCGCTCATTATCGGACGAGGATATTGCAGCCATTAAGAGGCAGCTTGAAGTGATTGAAGGACCCGGTCGGGTCGAAACTGCAAAGTTACACCGCTTAGAGCGTCTGCGTGAGCGCTTATTGCAAAGTGATGAGGCACTCCAAGAGCTCATTTCCCAACATCCCACGCTCGATATTCAGAATATTCGGACCTTGATTCGTAACGCGAAGAAGGAGCGCGAGGCCAATAAACCTCCAAAAGCCTATCGCGAGATTTTTCAATACCTAAGAGAGCTTGAGGCCTAAATGAGTAAAACTAAACAGGATCGTGGTGAAATCTACGTATTCATCCAGGCGATCTTATTGATTGCATTATTTTTTGGACCCACCGATCTCTTTGGCAAGCCAGAAACGATCTACTATCCATTATGGCTGGCAGGTAGAGCCCTTTTTTATATAGGACTGGGTATTGCGCTCTGGGCTGCCATTGCCTTGGGACCCAATCTCACTCCAATGCCAAAACCTAAACGCAATGGTGAGCTGATCCAAACAGGGATTTATAAGCTGGTTCGGCACCCGATTTATTTTGGAGTGATTGTATTGAGCTTTGGCTGGGCAGCAACCCTACAAAGTTGGTATACCCTAGCCGTTGCAATTGTTCTGCTCATCTTTTTTGATCTGAAGTCCCGCAAAGAAGAGGAGTGGTTGCTGGAAAAATTTCCGAGCTATCAAGACTATCAACGGCGAACTAAAAAACTAATTCCGCTGATTTATTAAATCAACATCTAATTTATTTAACCGCTTTATACCCCGGCGTTTTATTAGAGCGATTCTGGATAGCCTTAACGAATGCGGTTAAGGTTTTATTACGTCTGAACTCTGGTTTCATGGCGAGATAAAACGTTTCAGTCTCTAGAGGAATAAAGTGCAACTTATATTCCTTAGCGATGTACTGCAGGCCGACGCCAACATCGGCCTGTTCAGCCAGAATGCTGGTC encodes:
- a CDS encoding pyridoxal-phosphate-dependent aminotransferase family protein, which translates into the protein MLKLDQHPSGRHFLHIPGPSPVPSRILRAISYQTIDHRGPEFGELGLQLLAGMQTIFKTKHPVIIYPSSGTGAWEGALVNTLSPGDLVLMYETGHFATLWNKLAQRLGIKTEFIGLPGAQGWRHGVDAAKIEERLKADTGHQIKAVCVVHNETSTGVTSNIAAVRKAIDAAKHPALLMVDTISGLASADFRHDEWGVDVTVSGSQKGLMLPPGIGFNAISPKALEASKRATLPKAYWAWDEILESNKTGYWPSTPATNLLYGLHEAIEMILNEGMDNVFARHQRLAKACRAAVEAWGLEVQCKDPAVYSPVLTGVRTPEGVDADALRKLIFERYNLSLGTGLGKVKGQLFRIGHLGDCNELSLLAAISGCEMGMNRFGIKLKGSGILAAQEALQ
- a CDS encoding chaperone modulator CbpM, with product MSTNRSVLLEGVVVEEQLHLTVTEICQACSITHTHIEEWVAEGVLQPQGSSQSEWRFTGHSLRRAKIASRLVRDLEVNTPGVALALDLLEEIEALRKQLNQS
- a CDS encoding DnaJ C-terminal domain-containing protein gives rise to the protein MEYQDYYKILGLERDATPDQIKQAYRKLARKYHPDVSKEADAEKRFKEIGEAYAVLKDPEKKAAYDQMGSNWSGGQGFNPPPNWDSGYEFRGNGWGDSANPDHSEFFESIFGRRAQQANQQSAQFNIPGEDHHAKIEIDLVDSYLGAQRSIGLKMPALDDQGHLRMQERTLEVKIPKGIRSGQHLRLAGQGSPGFGNGKAGDLYLEIVIKPNSLFKVDGKDVTVDLNLAPWEAALGATVDLPTPTGKVELNIPANTMAGKKLRLKGKGIPSQEPGDLYAAIRLVTPPAVSDSDKEAYQAMAKSFAAFNPRANA
- the yjgA gene encoding ribosome biogenesis factor YjgA; this encodes MPEIDPLTADDDLPPSKSELKRQMAERQKLAEALSTLTSDALKSIPIDEDLRDAIAETSRIRSFEGIRRHKQYLGKRMRSLSDEDIAAIKRQLEVIEGPGRVETAKLHRLERLRERLLQSDEALQELISQHPTLDIQNIRTLIRNAKKEREANKPPKAYREIFQYLRELEA
- a CDS encoding methyltransferase family protein is translated as MSKTKQDRGEIYVFIQAILLIALFFGPTDLFGKPETIYYPLWLAGRALFYIGLGIALWAAIALGPNLTPMPKPKRNGELIQTGIYKLVRHPIYFGVIVLSFGWAATLQSWYTLAVAIVLLIFFDLKSRKEEEWLLEKFPSYQDYQRRTKKLIPLIY